Part of the Rhinoderma darwinii isolate aRhiDar2 chromosome 2, aRhiDar2.hap1, whole genome shotgun sequence genome, acccgctggctctcagaacctgaggagtggggctttaagcgaaaatagagcctacaactctcccgaaaggagagaaaagtcttccggtcccctgagaaccggtcaggcaacttgaggtggggttcaagaggtgaggtgaggggcactaccatggtagcatcaggctggttgaccctctgagccagggcctggacctgtagggagagaccctgcatttgctgagccagggtctcaagggggtccatagtagtgtgagggaccagggtagactaggtaaagggcttgtgattatgtaatgatgggggtagggaaacagacatgtgagccctaatctacccgccactcagtccctgcctacttgcaacgacccgccctaggcgacggggtacaactgggcgacggtccctacgctcaataagtgcacaacagacaaacagacaagggtacacagaagcaaagggaaattgggcagttgcccacggcaacaccgtgaacaacaagagtggtgaacgagtcgagtcaaaccaggagtgtacgaggtacaaaacgcagagcaggagagtagtgaacaagccgagtcaaaccaggagtgtacgaggtaccaaatgcagagcaggagagtagtcagtaagccagggtcatatgaagcagggtcaaatagtacagaagctgcagcagggctaggaaaccaaacgagaagaatcacaagcaaggaggaacagaaaaggcaggtataaatagagggtgggagctagctccatctggccacgctgtgataggctctcccactcctaagcctgccatcctgagtggtggaagatggagtcagtctcacagacatagaagcaggtgcagacacagccaagtttaaggatgcggcagtcgtccgaaacgcgtaggcctagagGATACCACCCCTCCACttcttacacacccaggaccCAATACAACTGGACTTTCCTTTTAATCCAaaccaattaaacttggaaaatatttttccattttaacgctactcagcgctggatcctacctccctTCCTTTTCTctcgcagactgattacctatgggcgtagacacagaagctgtgcctggcaaatcCTTAACAGTGGCACAGGAGAAATGTTTTTAAGGAAgcagcacatcttgcagctgctaaGTGGAGGGAACCTCGGCCAGTAGCTCGGTAATGTCGTCCCCTCTGAGACTCCCCAAGATGCCGTCTGAGACCAgaggctcaactcgcctcatggtagaTGTGGCCATGCCCCGCATACATATTCCGGCTTATCCCAATGATCCCAAATGTCTTGCAGTAGATCAAATGGGAACAAGTCTCGGTACTTGCCATCTGCCTGTGAGGGGGTGATACTGCCCTTCTAAAGtgaactgtcttccctgtgcatctttcatgttTAGTGGTATTTTTCTTCTGTGTTATCTGTACCTACTATGTGTTATCCTGTGTATGCCTGTCATATTATTAGCAGCCACAAGGTGTCAGTGCAGGACGAGTGACTGAGGAGACAGAGCTGGGTGACAGGAAGTGGAAGTCAGTGAGAGACATGTGACtcgggggagagagagagcgagagagagacagacagacagagggaGAGAGGCTGCAGCTTGTGAGGAATAGTTGGGTTTCCTCAGTCTGAAGCAGTGAATGGAGGCTGAATTGCATCCTTATTATCCATGTACAGCAGAAGAGAGTCCAGTGTATTACTAATTCTCTGAATGGAGCAGCTCTGATATCGTGAAGAAGTCTGCTGAAAGCTACAAGACCCTCAGACTCTCCTATTGGCACCCAGCAGACCCTGCAAGTCAAGTTAAGTGTTACATTGTAGAGTTCTGGTGATGTTTGCAAGCAACCGCTCAAGTGTGTTACCGGTGATACTGTGAAAGGTAGTGGTTAACCGCCACTAGGACCCGCAGTGTCGTAGCAGCGATGTTCTCTAATTTCGTGGCGCAACCAAGAGCAGAGGGCTCCTCCCTTACTCTTGGAGTAGGCCGTGAGGTAGTGGGGTGGTTCCCGCAGTGACCCACGGAGGCGCAGTAGGAACAACGACCGACCGGTCGGACACAAATATTAGACGCAACCGGTGCAGGGTGGGACTCCTGCGTTCGGTCGAGGTCCCCGGCCTCGAGTTGACCACTCAGCGTATTACTACTGTAATTCACATTAATAAAATACGAAAGAAACCAATTGTCTCCTTATTGCTGCTCTACATGCCCCTTCTAGACGAAGAGAGTGGGGTTCTCTCTGCTCATGTCAATGACCAAGGGGAAATTCTGGGTTTGACATAAGAGTCCATTCCTTGTGTCGCAAGGCCATTGTTTTTGTCCTCATCTGGACCATCTCCAGATAATAGCATGGAAATTTATCATCCCCTTTTAACTGACACAGGACTGTCGGAAACAGTCATTAAGAGCCTTTTGCAACCAATAGGGGCTGTTACCAAGAAGACCTATTTCAGAATCAAGTTAGTATTTTCCAAAAGGTGTAGAAACAACTACGTTTCTGCCTGCACAACATTCATCCAGAACACACTAGCAGAAGGGTTTTGATAAGGGGCTCAAACCGGGTACCATTAGGGTTAAGTTCTCTGCCCTGCCAGCCTTCTTGGAGAGGAAACTATCTTCAGAACCTCTTATTTAAAGATTTATTAAAGCGGTTCAAAAAATTCAGACCGATCTCAACtgatatggtgtctaaatggAACCTGTGTATTGTCCTTAACCAACTCTGTGAGCCTCTGTTTGAACACCTGTAGTCTGTGGATCTGAAATATCTTTCACTCAAGGTCTGTTTCCTATTAACCGTAGCATCTGTCAAAGGAGTCAGCAAAATCCAAGCTTTAGAATCTACGAAGCCTTATTTACTTTTTCTGCAAGATCGCTTCCTAATCAGGACATTGCCTTCCTTCCAAAACATAAATCAGCAACTTAAATGACCGTTGTTCTGTCCAGACCCATCATTAGAAGAGGAGAAGAAACTCCCTTTTCTAGACACCGGTTGTATGTAGAACATACTAAAGACTTTAGGAATTCTGACCATCTCTTCCTATTCTTCCAAGAGATAGGGGAGGTGATTACAACATGCTACACTCAGCAGGCTTAAAAGCTCAATTTCTACTAGCGCCGTATCTGCATCATGGACAGAGAAAAATGCATTCCGATTGACCAGATTTGCAGAACGCCCTAATGGATTTCTTCAcatacttttgtaaaacattacaAACAAGACATCAGAAGAGCTGGAGAGACAACCTTTGGTCGCAGTGGTTGTTTTTCCCACAATGTTATATCTACATGGATGCTGCTACTGTGGACATCAAGGAAAGTGTACTTTTTACTCTCTATAATCTCTTTCTCCTTTAGTCTAAGCTGCAGCACAGCTTTCACTCCCAATAAAAATGTAGGGTTTTTCAGCGGACCTTGAGTCTCGTTTTCTTTGCTATTGTTATAAATAAACAAAGTGACTACTGTAATATGATCTATTATAGCTTAGTCAATAAATTTCTGTAATTGGTACCACTTGTCCTTTTAGGAGAATAAAATTACTTCATGGGTCCTGCATCTTGgacttagggctgattcagacgaacgtggcgtttttgcgcacgcaaaacacccagcgttttgcatgcgcaaaacccacttacctgctccgtgaggcagcatcatatgatgcgcggctgcgtgcttttcgcgcagccgccatcattatgacacgccatttggatgtttgtaaacagaaaagcacgtggtgcttttctgtttacattcatccttttgacagctgttgcgcgaaacaggcagttcgcacggaagtgcttccgtgctacctgcgtggttttcacgcacccattgacttcaatgggtgcgtgatgcacgaaatacgccgagatattgaacatgtcgcgtttattacgcagcgaacaaacgctgcgcaaaaagcacggactgtctgtactgccccatagacttctattggtccatgcgagccgcgtgaaaaccacgcaattcacgttcgtgtgaatccgacctTAAGGAAAGAGAATTTATAGTAAATAGAAATTACACTTCAAGTATTTACAGTAAATGCCCAAAAATTAGACCAGAACATTTCGGACCCCTAAATAATAGTAACGGGAATTTGGTCACTAACGATCAATAGAATACAGAGCTACTAATTACCTTATTTAGCGCTGTATTTACAATAGaatgtgctgttaatacatcaattaatatatttAATTGACTGAATGCAGATATAGTCCAAGCTAAGTTCAGTAAAATAAGTGTGAACAAAGCTCCAGGACCACATGGGTGAAGAGATTTCTTGAAGAACTTAGGTCAGTTATTTATGTACCTCTGTTCATTTATTTAGAGACTctttagtgactggtatagtgctaaGGGACTGACACAGGACAAATGTGGGGcccattttcaaaaagggctctaagtCTTCCCCGGGTAACGATAGACCATTAGGCTTAACATctattgtgggaaaaatgttcAAGGGGCTCTAAAGGGATTAAATAGAGGagcatgtgacagaaaatagtataatAAGTGATAGACAGCACAGAAGTTGTCAGGACACCACATAGGCTTCAAAGATTCTTCCCATCTATCTCTCCAGTCACGGCTCTTCCCCCACCTAAGACTTCTAACTGTTCCTCTTCCTAAGTAGTCAAGAGAGATAAGACTGAAGGTACTGAGAGATCTAGGGAAGGGATGATATGGAGGTTTAGGTTATGAGCAGGGATATGAGGTTATGTGGTAGCATAGGGCTATTAGGGTGAGACTTTAGAGAGAAAAGGTTATCGATGTATATATGAAGGTATATGGGGCCATTCAGaaattgtgtttttcacgcagcgtgtgcctgctgcgtgaaactcactgcatgtccctattcttgtgcgttttttgcacatcacgcacccattgaagtcaatgggtgcgtgaaaaaaccggacagcacacggacgtcaaacgtgtgctgtccgtgtttttcacgcaccagttgctaaagaaatgatgaggaaaaaataaaacaccttcagtttttttgctgatgtaaaaaacgcatgacatacggatgacataagcgcgtaaaaaatgcagacgcgcaccgtacacagATCCACACAGAACTGCAGAgcaggaaaaatgctgcattttttacgagcgcaaaacggacatgttcgtgtgaataaggcctaaggatctCTATGGTGCTGGGACTGCTTGTTGTCCAGCAGGTGGTTGTGGAGGATTTTCTTCTTTCCTCCTTCCTTTCTTCTCCATTGTATCATCTcctctctgtactctgtacttcaCATTGATATAACATTGATATAAAACTATGTGTCTTTGCACACTTTCCCTTACTGCCCTTAAATAAAAAGATAACTTTTTGAGAAAAAGGTTTGGGTAGAGTTCTTATTTGTGATAATAAGCCATATACTAAACTTTTTATGCTTTTGGGCAGCAGCTGTGAAAAAGATTATATTATAGCATTGGTTGAACCCAGTATTGCCACCGCTATCCTTAATTCAGGTGAAATTGAAATTTTTGTTCAAGATGGATTGGCTGAATGCCCTTACTGAAAGAGAAAAATTTACAGAGCGTTTCTTCGAGGCATGTCTCCGTTtattactactctcctgctcaatgTAAGACAGAGATTGCGGTCCCAATTTGAACAAACTAACTGGTTTCTTGAGGAAATTCTTCTGGGTAGAAGACCTGTTTCCATCTTGAGCCGATGTTTGGGATTATACCATTTACTAACTATAATTATATTGGATGCCCTTGATGCACATAGTAGGGGGGGGGGATACTACTGTTCACCTTTATTTGATCTTTCATGCAACTTCTATATATGACAGAGTACTCCTTGTTATTATTGTATTGAATCAATGGGGAGTGTATTTCACACTGCGTGTAtgttttctttattacaaaaaaataataaaaacagttaaaaaattAATACTAataagcctgagggtatgttcacacggcctattttcagccgttttccggtCCGTAAACGCCCCTAAAAATggataaaaatacggaggctgaacgcctctgaacttctgcccattgatttcaatggggaaaactgcgTTTTTTTCCTCGGTCGTTTGTAaaaagtgcgtgtcacttcttgagccatttttggagccgtttttcatggtctcaatagaaaaacagctccaaaaacggccgtaaaaaatgaatcaaagaacgcttgatgcataaaaaaacggctgaaaatcagaggctgttttccgttgaaaacagctccgtattttacagccgtttttcgttttccgtgtgaacataccatatagTATTACCCATAATGTAGTTTGAGTCACATAATATTGACCCTACGGGGTGTTGTCATTGTAGTAGTGATAATGCAGTAGTGCTTGGTACATAGCAGTGTAAAGGTGGTGATGTAATAGTAGCGGTGCATATGGACTGCTATACAGTAGTATCCATATATCGGAAGTAGTGTCAGAAACTTGGTAATATATAGATTGTGGCAGTTATGGCTTATCTGGCAAATTTGACCATGAGGGAGACCGTTTTATGTTACAGGACGTTTTCTTAATGAAATTTCTTCCCATTGGCTATTCACTTAGTTATATTGTTTTTCTGATTGTACTCATTGGGCGTGTGGAATGTTTGAATTTTGTCTCTTTTCTTTTATTGTGAACATATGCACTAAACCAAATACCATTGTATTTTATACATATGTCAATAAACACAATATAATACAAGTAATATCATATCCTTAGAAGCAGCCAAGCAGTTGTTCATGCAACACAACAGTATCCAATAGTGCCAAGAAAATAGCAATGACCTAAGCAGTCACGATGTGTAGACTAGTAATCTACTAATATAGGATCTCACAGCTTCTTTCACTTCTTTGTTTCGTAAACAGTAGATGATTGGGTTCATCATGGGGATTATCATTGTATAGAATACAGATACTATTTTGTCCTGTGTGACAGAATAGTTGGATGCTGGACGAAGGTACATGAAGAAAACCGTTCCAtaaaataaggcaacacaaagcaAATGAGAGGAACATGTAGAAAAGGCTTTGTGTCTCCCCTCTGATGAGTGAATTGTTAATAtggtaaaaaatatatagatatatgaagCTAATATGACGACTACTGAAAAAAGACCAAGGCAAAAGACCACACCAAATATAATCGTCTTGCTCATGTATGTATACGCACATGAGAGCTCCATCAGTGGAGGAATGTCACAATAGAAATGGTTAATTACATTAGGTCCACAAAAAGGCAATATGAATGTGCATGATGTATGGATGCCCGCAGTACATAAACCACAAACATAGATAATAAGAGTAAAAGTCACACATTTTCTTCTGTTCATTATTAATACATACAGAAGGGGGTGACATATTGCAACATAGCGATCGTAGGCCATGGTAGATAAGATATAGCATTCAGTGCTGGCAAACACAGCAAAGAAATACAACTGAAGTACACAGCCAATAAAAGAGATCAATTTTCTTTCCAAATAAAAATCAAATAACATTTTAGGAGAAACTACTGTAGAATAACAAAGATCTGAGAAAGACAGATTGCTGAGAAAATAATACATTGGACTGTGAAGGTCATTAATTATCAGGATTGTTAACATGATACTTGTATTGCCAAAAACACTTATAAGGTATAtaagcaaaaacaaaataaataggaTATGTTGCAATTTTGGGTCATTGGTAATTCCCATTATTACGAACTCTCTTACAGAAGACTTGTTACCTTCAGTCATGGCTTGGATAGACTCTGTCACACCTATAAAGAAGCACATGATAAAATAGATGAGATGGTAGGTAACATGGTACCATGGATGGTAGGTAATATAAAAGGTGTTATTACAATGATTAAATTGCCTAAAGCTGGTCATTAGATGTATGTTGGCTGACCTGGTCGATTTTGGCGGGACCGGCCGACCACCTACTGTTTatggctggccatacactttagatagctgtcggtTGAACGAtcgttcggccaacagctattcctcccactCCCCcacacacatgcacgctcggtttggccgagcatgcatgtgttttcaataggcAGAAGTGAGAATGCCGCTGTGAGACTTCTCTGGCAGCAACTTACCTCTGTACAAACAAAATTATCAGACATGTTGAAATTTAACAGCCTGAACCTTctcttcctgacatttgccgtcgGGGGAGAGTCGGGATACTGCAATACACATGTGGCTGGTCCTCCCGAAAACTTCCAAAATACTTATAATATGTATAGCCAGCTTGTGGCGGATTTCGGAGAAGGGTCAGGGATGTTGGAATCTTACATGTCCGAGCCTTTTGTTTGCAaagagataagctgctgccagaggagtctgACAGCGGCATTCTCACTTcttattgaaaacacatgcatccTCTGCATTTGTTTGAGGGAGTTGGTAGGAATAGCAGATAGTTCGGGTGATAGCTATCTAAAAATGATCTTTTTGAAAACTTGTTAAAGTTACTATAATTATTACAAGTCATGGTAACACCATGTAAAAGTAGTATGGCAACTTGTTACTTATATTATATGTATTGTTGCAGATAATGAGTCCTACCTTTCATTAGGTCTTGCACGGACTTTCCTTTTTCGGTCTTTATATACTGTTTAAATAACGGTTGTTTATAATTAACGATAAATCATAAGGGACTAGATCGCAAGTGCTTCTTTTACACAAAGCTCTATTATGTTTATCACATTGCAATTATTATCTGGCATGGGGAATCataagtaatttatttttttcattcttttgaGACCTGATTTAAGAAATTTATGTTCCAATTACTGAAATAGCATGAATAGAAAAAATAAACGTATTTCTTATAAATTTCAATATTTGAACATGCCTTCAAGAGATTACAGAATCCAATCCAAAATATTATAAATCTTATAGAAAGTACCTTACCTTGTTAATAGCAGCTATCTCAGTAGGCAAGTCCATCTTGTTATAGACCTTGCCAGTCTCTGAAAGGCATGTAGAAAAGTTCCTCTGGTGTTTCAGACTGGGAACCAAATTAGGAACAGTTAGAGGGAATACgtcatgaataaaaaaaaaattttaagtaagttacttatttttattattattttttttagttttttttgtgtattttttttttcttccacaaggggaagtattaaaaattaaatcataatttgacatgttttcctatgttggccaccatggtggccaccagagggagcacttccaagaattacagcaaggtgaatcaggcaaagcaacctgacttacagctgctctaaatgtgggagggagactcaaccCCTTCCCTATTTGTGGCTACAAGCcaaaaaaggtgtcttcaaattgctaagcagtgtccaggtccatttttgaagagattgtacaaatggcagctgacAGAAgatctaggacacaccaaaaggctaagaatgatgaaagtcaagaaggAGACTCTCTGGTGAATGACTTTCAGTTGACAGCTTCACACCAGCGTgtattttacatgttttttggctCATTTTACGTtccaaaaaaaggtaaaaaaaacgcttgattacgcttttcattCACATAAATGGGAAAGCGCACCGTTAGTAAATACAATGTGCTTTTTTACGCAAGCATTTTTAAAGTAAGGGTTTCTTGCTGTGGAGTAAGTTTTTTTGACATATGAATATGCGGCACCACAATTTCACTAGTAACGTTGGTTGCTGCTGAATTTTCACATAAGCTTGGAAAACGGTTTGTGTCATTCACTCCCTTTAATGTATTTTGTCAAGAAAGCGTCTTTAATATGTTTGGCGCTACTTAGCCAAcaataaatcttttttttataattattaccATGGAAAATATTAAGCTATCTATAGACtggtctcctttaaccccttggagacacaggcAATTTTAGGTTTTAAATTTTCGTTTTACCATAGTTTCATTTCAAGTGCCATAATTTGGTTATtaaagattcattacacacagagtgatgtatttccagcattttttttcttttaatgttgctgaatatggtaacagttaatgaaaacctaaaatttagtctctcagaaaattatttaagcccaatttcaaaaatgatttttaatacagaaatgttagCCAacagaaaagtatgtacagtatatgccctcaatacttggccggggctccttttgcatgaattactgcatcaatgtggcgtggcatggaggcgatcagcctgtggcactgttgagctgttatggaagcacaggttgctttgatagtggccttcagctcgtctgcattattgggctggtgtctcatcttcctcttgacaataccccatagattctctgaggtttaggtcaggcgagtttgctggccaatcaagcgcagtgatactgtggttattaaaccaggtattggtacttttggcagtgtgggcaggtgc contains:
- the LOC142741730 gene encoding olfactory receptor 5AR1-like, translating into MTEGNKSSVREFVIMGITNDPKLQHILFILFLLIYLISVFGNTSIMLTILIINDLHSPMYYFLSNLSFSDLCYSTVVSPKMLFDFYLERKLISFIGCVLQLYFFAVFASTECYILSTMAYDRYVAICHPLLYVLIMNRRKCVTFTLIIYVCGLCTAGIHTSCTFILPFCGPNVINHFYCDIPPLMELSCAYTYMSKTIIFGVVFCLGLFSVVVILASYIYIFFTILTIHSSEGRHKAFSTCSSHLLCVALFYGTVFFMYLRPASNYSVTQDKIVSVFYTMIIPMMNPIIYCLRNKEVKEAVRSYISRLLVYTS